One window from the genome of Pyxicephalus adspersus chromosome 6, UCB_Pads_2.0, whole genome shotgun sequence encodes:
- the LOC140332401 gene encoding NXPE family member 2-like, producing the protein MDVHPQGQVTPVKHNETPQKTFFNSIAPTEDELRILNKVSAIIPTLTVTDFNKTTSAKNSRASIFNPRQKYCTGETLTVQIEMFDYLGNKKTYGGDFIKAKIFSANLKAGATGKVEDLNNGMYHINFTLSWEGKVYVSLVLHHSSEAVSALWRARNHGYGLVYFIGTFVNGTRQVKTECGFQLNGTKDVCEYRYEKENESYFCTKVENFDCGSLSYLQSFNKDLSFLSSLEKILVQRENIAVAIQKDFEYIDVSTCARTSSAPLEQCKIGMDSPLPSGFVLKNVWNPVFCQIKNFSTPEQMYTCLQDKMIYILGDSTLRQWFYTLTGTFKGLKTFNLHRSGLESLLIAADHTKNILLYWKKHSHPFVASHFYTVKDNAYMSQEIDQLAGGPHYVLVICLGQHFRLFPIHLFIRRVLNVYKAVERLLIRSPDTKVIIKTENAREVDSNAERLSDFHGYIQNLIVMETFSNLRVAWVDAWDMSIAYNTNNVHLPELVIRNQILMFLTYIC; encoded by the exons ATGGATGTTCACCCCCAAGGccag GTTACTCCAGTTAAACATAATGAAActccacagaaaacattttttaacagcatagcACCGACAGAGGATGAGCTAAGAATTTTAAACAAAGTATCTGCTATAATCCCCACACTCACAGTCACAGACTTTAACAAAACCACCAGTGCCAAGAACAGCAGAGCCTCAATATTTAATCCAAGACAGAAGTATTGCACTGGGGAGACATTAACTGTACAAATTGAGATGTTTGACTACCTGGGTAACAAAAAAACCTATGGAGGAGactttataaaagcaaaaatattttcagcaaaccTTAAAGCTGGAGCAACAGGGAAAGTTGAAGACCTAAATAATGGAATGTACCATATCAATTTTACTTTATCTTGGGAAGGTAAagtttatgtttcattagttCTTCACCACTCAAGCGAGGCAGTTTCAGCTCTCTGGAGGGCTAGGAACCATGGCTATGGTCTTGTGTACTTCATAGGAACCTTTGTAAATGGAACTCGACAAGTCAAGACTGAATGTGGATTTCAATTAAATGGAACAAAAGATGTGTGTGAATATAGATacgaaaaagaaaatgaatcctATTTTTGTACCAAAGTAGAAAATTTTGATTGTGGATCATTATCGTATCTTCAGTCATTCAACAAGGATCTGTCTTTTCTCAGCAGCTTAGAGAAGATTCTTGTTCAAAG agagaaTATTGCAGTTGCTATACAAAAAGATTTTGAATATATTGATGTGTCCACATGTGCaa GAACATCATCAGCACCTCTAGAACAATGCAAGATAGGAATGGACTCACCATTGCCAAGTGGCTTCGTGTTGAAAAATGTCTGGAATCCTGTTTTTTGTCAAATCAAAAATTTCAGTACTCCAGAACAGATGTACACTTGTTTACAGGACAAAATGATCTATATTTTGGGAGACTCAACTTTACGACAATGGTTTTACACTTTAACAGGCACATTTAAAG GTCTGAAGACATTTAATCTCCATAGAAGTGGACTTGAATCTCTACTCATAGCAGCAGATCATACGAAGAATATTCTACTTTATTGGAAAAAACACAGTCATCCTTTTGTTGCAAGCCACTTTTACACAGTCAAAGACAACGCCTACATGAGTCAGGAGATAGACCAACTAGCTGGTGGTCCACACTATGTTCTTGTCATCTGCCTGGGACAGCACTTTCGACTTTTTCCCATCCATCTCTTTATTAGAAGGGTTCTCAATGTCTACAAAGCTGTTGAACGTCTTCTTATACGAAGTCCAGACACAAAAGTTATCATTAAAACAGAGAATGCTAGAGAGGTTGATTCAAATGCTGAAAGACTCAGTGACTTCCATGGATATATCCAAAACCTGATAGTGATGGAAACCTTTAGTAACCTTCGTGTGGCTTGGGTTGATGCCTGGGACATGAGCATTGCTTACAATACCAACAATGTACATCTACCAGAACTTGTAATTAGAAACCAGATACTtatgtttttaacatatatttgctGA